In Paenibacillus larvae subsp. larvae, the following proteins share a genomic window:
- a CDS encoding MerR family transcriptional regulator, whose translation MTWLKIDDVAKKTGLTKRSIRYYEEIGLIRPPKRSDGRVRLYTEEDVERLIRIMDAREVLGFSLQELLEFIEVNDTLQNKRSEYRSIQDEDEEERIQKLIDIEEVLKRQIAMMEQKMKKIELFKRDAESLLERVTKGLNKRRVKEK comes from the coding sequence ATGACATGGTTGAAAATTGACGATGTTGCCAAAAAGACCGGTTTGACTAAACGTTCTATCCGTTACTACGAAGAGATAGGGCTAATTCGCCCGCCCAAAAGAAGTGACGGCAGGGTTCGCTTATATACGGAGGAGGATGTGGAACGCCTCATCCGGATCATGGATGCCAGGGAAGTGCTTGGTTTCTCTCTTCAAGAGCTTCTGGAATTTATTGAGGTTAACGATACCCTGCAGAATAAGCGTTCCGAATACAGGTCGATCCAGGACGAGGATGAAGAGGAAAGGATTCAGAAACTGATTGATATAGAGGAGGTCCTGAAGCGGCAGATCGCTATGATGGAACAGAAGATGAAAAAGATCGAACTCTTTAAACGGGATGCGGAATCGTTGCTTGAACGGGTTACGAAAGGATTGAATAAACGGCGTGTGAAAGAAAAGTAA
- a CDS encoding ETX/MTX2 family pore-forming toxin, with protein MTNNTDQEQTLSTNSFTKTIQNSVTNSTTHGFKLGTKATAKFQIPLVGETGMELSTEYNFSDTSSKTNSTSYAYTASPQNIKVPAHSSVEVIVNLNQAKAKGDVKLLSKISSSANATFYYSSGEVYRLRGNLVYFANHAPDRRLSPNLDGTANLIGTGKYEVDYGTDFSVTVKPVSKNRISKRSVDEGYTYKVTPEIKKIGS; from the coding sequence TTGACGAATAATACAGACCAGGAACAAACATTATCTACAAATAGTTTTACTAAAACCATTCAAAATTCTGTTACTAATTCTACTACACACGGATTTAAATTAGGAACTAAAGCTACTGCAAAGTTCCAAATCCCTCTTGTGGGAGAAACGGGGATGGAATTATCGACTGAATATAACTTCTCAGACACATCCTCCAAAACAAACTCGACAAGTTATGCGTATACAGCCTCCCCGCAAAATATTAAAGTACCTGCACATTCGTCTGTGGAGGTAATTGTAAATTTAAATCAGGCTAAAGCGAAAGGAGATGTAAAACTCTTATCTAAAATAAGTTCTTCAGCTAATGCAACTTTTTACTATTCCTCTGGTGAAGTATATCGTCTTAGGGGTAATCTTGTTTATTTCGCAAATCATGCTCCAGATAGAAGACTATCTCCCAATCTAGATGGAACGGCAAATTTGATAGGGACCGGTAAATACGAAGTAGATTATGGAACTGATTTTTCTGTAACAGTTAAGCCTGTGAGTAAAAACCGTATATCAAAAAGATCCGTTGATGAAGGCTACACCTATAAAGTAACTCCAGAAATCAAAAAAATAGGCAGCTAA